The following are encoded together in the Oncorhynchus nerka isolate Pitt River linkage group LG25, Oner_Uvic_2.0, whole genome shotgun sequence genome:
- the LOC115109099 gene encoding vascular cell adhesion protein 1-like, whose protein sequence is MSLLWIVILPVTAFAFHVELKPKSAFFRVGDRQELRCSVKDCNEKVTMSWALLGDKPMFAKIHTSGSDSVAAFEPVMTVHDDILLCKVSCGALTKQQRVVVKVYSFPEAPVISGYDHLLLGQSNTLTCEVIDAYPVEHLRLEWLRGDSMLQTDAESVVSTYRFTPTPEDKETSITCRASHDQDGVPDEEKTKETTVSLTVLYAPQNISISEPTAVRVGSSLTLSCHAEGNPRPDTQWKAIGPDGQAVIVGQSEELVLTEMTLVDAGQYECVVSNTIGNITASVNVIVQAPPTNTTITVSPASEVKEGESVTVSCLSDGAPVVRMVLRRLSEDQDVELQSSNGFSTSFTLSSALLADSALYQCQAFNEHGSQKVSALLSVEGYPLEVAMDVGVTAEMGSNLVLSCRAWGCPQPAFYWSSMLDMPVHSRAHTQDSLSQLYLGPLGLINQQAYTCEAKCGSVIKAKHAEVKVFSFPSDPIIENTGPFLEHGVGIFFCSVANVYPANLLQIQWLDGEIELASKMGQYSSELQNVTSTLSFSIGPEDQGRQITCRVSLQMDEVPQSGRERQAVTVLELHYAPRGTTITVSPANEVKEGESVAVSCLSDGVPVGRMVLRRLSEDQDIELQSSNRFSTSFTLSSALLADSALYRCEAFNELGSQRASTYITVKAPPRNTTVLIYPSAEVQEGQNVTICCHSVSFPPPAVVLRKLDNGTELYSLDGNFLLVNLTPNDTGLYQVNVTNDLGYETEIFSINVIEKHSSTSPDWNHVVIPAVCVGIMVTTTGLILDYLRRARRKGFYELAKCKPGSA, encoded by the exons ATGTCTCTGTTATGGATAGTGATACTACCAGTAACAG CCTTTGCATTTCATGTGGAGCTAAAACCAAAGAGTGCATTTTTCAGAGTTGGTGATAGGCAGGAGCTGCGATGTTCGGTGAAGGATTGTAACGAAAAGGTTACTATGTCCTGGGCTTTGCTGGGGGATAAGCCCATGTTTGCTAAAATACACACCTCAGGATCGGATTCCGTGGCGGCCTTTGAGCCTGTGATGACAGTACATGATGACATACTTCTCTGCAAAGTCAGTTGCGGAGCATTGACCAAACAACAGCGTGTGGTTGTCAAAGTGTACT CATTTCCAGAGGCACCTGTCATATCAGGCTACGACCATCTTCTCTTGGGCCAGTCCAACACTCTGACATGTGAGGTGATAGATGCTTATCCCGTGGAGCACCTGCGACTTGAGTGGCTGCGAGGAGACAGCATGCTCCAGACAGACGCAGAGTCCGTTGTATCTACCTACAGGTTCACGCCCACCCCAGAGGACAAAGAGACAAGCATCACATGCAGAGCCTCTCACGATCAGGATGGTGTGCCTGATGAAGAGAAGACCAAGGAAACCACCGTATCTCTCACAGTGCTTT ATGCGCCACAGAATATATCAATATCTGAGCCGACTGCTGTGAGAGTTGGCTCCAGTCTCACGTTGTCATGCCATGCTGAAGGGAACCCCAGACCAGATACACAGTGGAAGGCCATTGGTCCAGATGGACAGGCTGTTATTGTGGGGCAGAGCGAGGAGCTTGTCCTTACAGAGATGACACTGGTGGATGCTGGTCAATATGAGTGTGTGGTGAGCAACACCATTGGAAACATCACAGCCAGCGTGAACGTTATTGTTCAAG CTCCCCCAACCAACACTACCATCACAGTGAGCCCAGCCAGTGAGGTGAAGGAAGGGGAGAGTGTGACGGTGTCCTGCCTGTCGGACGGAGCTCCGGTGGTACGTATGGTGCTGAGGAGACtctctgaggaccaggatgtaGAACTCCAGTCCAGCAATGGATTCTccacctccttcaccctctcctctgCCCTGCTAGCAGATTCTGCTCTCTACCAGTGCCAGGCCTTCAATGAACACGGCAGTCAGAAGGTCAGCGCCTTGCTCTCTGTTGAAG GGTATCCCCTGGAGGTGGCGATGGATGTGGGGGTGACGGCTGAGATGGGATCCAACCTGGTGCTCTCCTGCCGGGCTTGGGGCtgtccccagccagccttctACTGGAGCAGCATGCTGGACATGCCCGTCCATAGCCGTGCACACACCCAGgactccctctcccagctctacCTGGGCCCACTTGGGCTGATCAACCAGCAAGCCTACACCTGTGAGGCCAAGTGTGGCTCTGTCATTAAGGCCAAGCACGCTGAGGTCAAGGTCTTCT cttTCCCCTCGGACCCTATCATCGAGAACACTGGCCCCTTTCTGGAACACGGAGTTGGCATCTTTTTTTGTTCGGTAGCCAACGTCTACCCAGCCAATCTCCTGCAGATCCAGTGGCTTGATGGGGAAATCGAGCTAGCCTCCAAGATGGGACAGTATTCCAGTGAACTCCAGAATGTGACGTCAACGCTTTCTTTCTCGATTGGACCGGAGGACCAGGGCAGACAGATCACCTGCAGAGTCAGTCTTCAGATGGATGAAGTCCctcagagtgggagagagaggcaggcagtgaCTGTACTGGAGCTCCACT ATGCCCCCAGGGGAACCACCATCACAGTGAGCCCAGCCAACGAGGTGAAGGAAGGGGAGAGCGTGGCGGTGTCCTGCCTGTCGGACGGAGTTCCGGTGGGACGTATGGTGCTGAGGAGACTCTCTGAGGACCAGGATATAGAACTCCAGTCCAGCAACAGATTCTccacctccttcaccctctcctctgCCCTGCTAGCAGACTCTGCTCTCTACCGGTGCGAGGCCTTCAATGAGCTCGGCAGCCAGCGAGCTAGCACATACATTACAGTCAAAG CACCTCCTAGGAACACAACAGTCCTGATATATCCATCTGCTGAGGTGCAGGAAGGCCAAAATGTCACCATCTGCTGTCACTCTGTCAGTTTCCCCCCACCTGCTGTGGTTTTAAGGAAACTGGATAATGGCACAGAGCTCTACTCCCTGGATGGGAACTTCCTGCTGGTTAACCTTACACCCAATGATACAGGCCTATACCAGGTGAATGTCACCAATGACCTGGGTTATGAGACCGAGATCTTCAGCATCAACGTCATAG AGAAGCACTCCAGTACTTCACCAGACTGGAACCACGTAGTCATtcctgctgtctgtgtgggtatcATGGTGACCACCACGGGCCTAATCCTGGACTACCTGAGGAGAGCCAGGAGGAAGGGCTTCTATGAGCTGGCAAAGTGTAAGCCCGGGTCTGCATAG